A single window of Dermochelys coriacea isolate rDerCor1 chromosome 2, rDerCor1.pri.v4, whole genome shotgun sequence DNA harbors:
- the LOC122458488 gene encoding uncharacterized protein LOC122458488, whose product MEPRNPDSQFPALGLESEEEEEGQLATLNICHPSLHHLEQVAPEPEGSSCHLPKEQSGPSVPTGGKGAPSRARRWKCPAFWRRKPTPFTGTEVGEAPVRPKWSWPRVRLGKQDPAQEGSWAGWLWGLLCGQHLSQEPSPDSQQEAWSCPVTGDLPASPGQKLEDPCPSTSSSARSPWDSSSTWNLGSSEADGRGEEGAVNTQALNQC is encoded by the exons atggaacccaggaatcctgactcccaattCCCTG CCTTGGGCTTggagagtgaggaggaggaggagggacagtTGGCGACCCTGAACATCTGCCATCCATCGCTCCATCACCTAGAGCAA GtggccccagagcctgagggAAGCAGCTGCCATCTTCCCAAGGAGCAGAGCGGCCCCTCTGTCCCCACTGGCGGGAAAGGAGCTCCCAGCCGGGCCAGGAGGTGGAAGTGCCCAGCCTTCTGGCGAAGGAAACCAACTCCCTTCACAGGCACCGAGGTGGGAGAGGCACCAGTCAGGCCAAAATGGAGCTGGCCCAGGGTGCGGCTGGGCAAGCAGGACCCAGCCCaggaggggagctgggcagggtggCTCTGGGGCTTGTTGTGTGGGCAGCACCTGTCCCAGgagcccagccctgattcccagcaGGAGGCATGGTCCTGCCCGGTCACTGGGGACCTTCCAGCCTCCCCAGGGCAGAAGCTGGAGGATCCctgtcccagcaccagcagctcgGCTCGCTCCCCATGGgacagcagcagcacctggaaCTTGGGCAGCAGCGAGGCCgatgggaggggtgaggagggggctgtGAACACCCAGGCCCTCAACCAGTGCTAG